Proteins encoded together in one Deltaproteobacteria bacterium window:
- the mtgA gene encoding monofunctional biosynthetic peptidoglycan transglycosylase: MFPPRRRRSWLRAFLWTLALAALSPFAASFILCPSMAILKTHQPAATRFMLYREHQAAGADREFTLRYTPVRLADLPRYLSKMAVAAEDANFYKHHGFDFDAIEKALRANERRGKIVRGGSTITQQLAKNLWLSPKRSWLRKGLEAVLAARLEMSLEKDRIMELYLNVIEFGDGVFGIEAAARHYYGVGAANLSPTQAATLIASIPQPLKYNPKRPSARITRVSERLLRETGLVPKPDGEEPGSEVEEEDEGFI; the protein is encoded by the coding sequence ATGTTTCCGCCTCGGCGCCGCCGCTCTTGGCTGCGCGCGTTCCTGTGGACCCTCGCCCTTGCCGCTCTCTCCCCTTTTGCGGCTAGCTTTATTCTGTGTCCGTCGATGGCGATCCTCAAAACGCACCAGCCCGCGGCAACGCGTTTCATGCTCTACCGCGAGCATCAAGCCGCGGGCGCTGACCGCGAGTTCACGCTTCGCTACACGCCGGTGCGTCTCGCCGATCTGCCGCGCTACCTGTCGAAAATGGCCGTCGCCGCGGAGGACGCGAATTTTTACAAGCACCACGGGTTCGATTTCGACGCAATCGAAAAGGCCCTGCGCGCCAACGAGCGGCGTGGAAAAATCGTACGCGGCGGATCGACGATCACGCAGCAGCTCGCGAAAAATCTGTGGCTGTCGCCGAAGCGAAGCTGGCTGCGCAAGGGGCTCGAAGCGGTGCTCGCGGCGCGCCTGGAAATGTCGCTCGAAAAAGACCGCATTATGGAACTGTATCTGAACGTGATCGAATTCGGCGACGGCGTGTTTGGCATCGAGGCCGCGGCGCGCCACTATTACGGCGTCGGCGCGGCGAACCTTTCCCCCACGCAGGCCGCAACACTGATCGCGTCCATCCCGCAGCCGCTCAAATACAACCCGAAACGCCCCTCGGCCCGCATCACCCGCGTGAGCGAACGACTGCTGCGCGAAACCGGCCTCGTACCGAAGCCTGACGGGGAGGAACCCGGGTCGGAAGTCGAGGAGGAGGACGAGGGGTTTATCTGA
- a CDS encoding aminotransferase class III-fold pyridoxal phosphate-dependent enzyme translates to MRLPGPKSAAMIEELRRYVVADPYPFVLDLPRCDGMWLVTVDGDRLFDWMGYFGAKLIGHNHPGLSKPDYLRRLAIAANNKTANPDFLTPECLAYYRELHALAPVCMRNPDLEVYTVNSGAEAVENMMKYFINLHAQKSRDAGKSNARRRFLYFDQAFHGRTVFALHVTRLDHDPIVTKDFHGIVEGNIQIPFPAWDSSESIELNERRTRDSLDLVEEALRRFADEIMGIIVEPIQGAGGHRTASPEFFRGLSELAHTHGVSLGFDEVQTAGGQTGTFFAIDQFDLPHPPQAVASGKKLGCGVVYMNHPMLDRNVLDSTWGGTLADMVRFVREMEIVREERLIEQVPEKSARLRGALDALAAKYADLVFNVRGMGIYQGFSLRRPEDKARLVAAARENEGLLLLGAGTNSIRLRPNLSVTAEDIDLLGEMLGRVMEGVRLVA, encoded by the coding sequence ATGCGTCTGCCGGGTCCGAAAAGTGCCGCGATGATCGAGGAACTGCGCCGCTACGTCGTCGCCGATCCCTATCCCTTTGTGCTCGATCTGCCACGCTGCGACGGCATGTGGCTCGTCACCGTGGACGGCGACCGGCTCTTCGACTGGATGGGATATTTCGGCGCGAAGCTCATCGGCCACAACCACCCCGGCCTCTCCAAGCCCGACTACCTGCGCCGCCTCGCTATCGCGGCGAACAACAAGACGGCCAACCCCGATTTCCTCACGCCCGAGTGCCTCGCCTATTACCGCGAACTGCACGCGCTCGCGCCGGTGTGCATGCGAAATCCGGATCTGGAGGTTTACACCGTCAACTCCGGCGCGGAAGCGGTGGAGAACATGATGAAATATTTCATCAATCTCCACGCGCAAAAGTCGCGCGACGCCGGGAAGTCCAACGCGCGGCGGCGATTCCTCTACTTCGACCAGGCATTTCACGGGCGCACGGTATTCGCGCTCCACGTCACGCGCCTCGATCACGACCCGATCGTCACGAAGGATTTTCACGGCATCGTCGAGGGCAATATCCAGATTCCGTTTCCCGCGTGGGATTCTTCCGAGTCCATCGAGTTAAACGAGCGCCGCACGCGCGATTCGCTCGACCTCGTGGAAGAAGCGCTGCGCCGCTTTGCCGACGAGATCATGGGCATCATCGTCGAACCGATCCAGGGCGCGGGCGGCCATCGCACGGCTTCGCCCGAATTCTTTCGCGGCCTTTCCGAACTCGCGCACACGCACGGCGTGAGTCTCGGTTTCGACGAAGTGCAGACCGCGGGCGGGCAGACAGGGACGTTTTTCGCGATTGATCAGTTCGATCTGCCGCATCCGCCGCAGGCCGTGGCGTCGGGCAAAAAACTCGGCTGCGGCGTGGTGTACATGAACCACCCCATGCTGGACCGCAATGTGCTCGATTCCACCTGGGGCGGAACGCTGGCCGACATGGTGCGTTTCGTGCGCGAGATGGAGATCGTGCGCGAGGAGCGCCTGATCGAGCAGGTGCCGGAAAAATCCGCTCGGTTGCGCGGCGCACTGGACGCGCTCGCGGCGAAATACGCGGATCTCGTTTTCAACGTGCGCGGCATGGGCATCTATCAGGGCTTTTCGCTGCGCCGACCGGAGGACAAGGCGCGCCTCGTCGCCGCCGCGCGCGAAAACGAGGGCCTGCTGCTGCTCGGCGCGGGGACCAACTCGATCCGACTGCGTCCGAATCTTTCGGTGACGGCGGAAGACATTGACCTGCTCGGCGAGATGCTGGGACGCGTGATGGAAGGCGTGCGGCTTGTGGCGTGA